Proteins encoded by one window of Thermobaculum terrenum ATCC BAA-798:
- a CDS encoding glycosyltransferase, whose amino-acid sequence MKLLSILKSKNGSRQVKSWPSISIVMAVHNEASVIEDSLTDLLAMDYPHGELEVVVVSDGSTDATNEIVRSISSKDSRVRLIELQRSGQTAAIIQGVLAARYEVIVRSDADTRHDKDFLIHIAKHYLDPRIGCVGGELKIRNTSASGISQSEGIYWRYEMLLRRLESDAGVLSTTSGAVMSFRREIFEPFSPDCSEDVVIPKLAIKKGYVMVHEPRAVAYEVMPSSARGEVNARRRMVSRALRALFSDEGSINPLRHPLHWWAVFSHKVLRWMTPVFLILSFVSSIGLRSHKKIYSLALWLHLVYFSMSLCGFLLEKVGKRVGLLSAAYSFFVANLAFLLGWKDLLLGRKIRTYSSVE is encoded by the coding sequence TTGAAGCTGCTGTCTATTTTGAAATCCAAGAACGGCTCTCGGCAGGTAAAAAGCTGGCCTTCAATATCTATAGTAATGGCTGTTCATAACGAGGCTTCGGTCATAGAGGATTCTCTAACTGATTTGTTGGCTATGGATTATCCGCATGGGGAGCTCGAGGTCGTTGTTGTGTCTGATGGATCTACGGATGCGACCAATGAAATCGTACGCAGCATATCTTCAAAGGATTCGAGGGTACGCTTGATAGAGCTACAAAGATCTGGTCAGACTGCAGCCATCATACAAGGGGTTCTGGCTGCCAGGTATGAGGTCATTGTCAGGTCAGATGCTGATACACGTCACGATAAGGATTTCCTAATCCATATAGCTAAGCATTATCTTGATCCGCGTATCGGATGTGTGGGGGGAGAGCTCAAGATAAGGAACACTAGTGCTTCAGGTATATCGCAGAGCGAGGGGATCTATTGGAGATACGAAATGCTACTTAGAAGGCTCGAGAGCGATGCAGGCGTACTCTCAACAACCAGTGGTGCTGTTATGAGCTTCAGAAGAGAAATCTTCGAGCCCTTCTCTCCAGATTGTAGTGAAGATGTTGTTATACCCAAGCTTGCGATAAAGAAAGGCTATGTGATGGTACATGAGCCCAGGGCTGTGGCTTACGAGGTGATGCCATCCAGCGCAAGAGGAGAGGTAAATGCTCGACGGCGGATGGTGTCAAGAGCTCTTCGAGCTCTTTTTAGCGATGAGGGGAGTATTAACCCTTTGAGACATCCCCTACATTGGTGGGCAGTATTCTCGCATAAAGTGCTGAGATGGATGACTCCTGTATTTTTGATTCTATCTTTTGTCTCATCGATAGGCTTAAGATCCCATAAAAAGATTTATTCCCTGGCTTTATGGTTGCACCTTGTGTACTTTTCTATGTCTTTATGTGGTTTTCTTTTGGAAAAGGTGGGCAAAAGGGTTGGCTTGCTCTCTGCTGCATACAGTTTCTTTGTAGCTAATTTGGCTTTTCTGTTGGGCTGGAAGGACCTGCTTCTGGGGAGAAAGATTAGGACCTACAGTTCTGTGGAATGA
- a CDS encoding NAD-dependent epimerase/dehydratase family protein, with protein MKILVTGAAGFIGSTLVDLLRHDHDVRAIDNFSVGTVRQIGDVTVEEMDCAIPEHAEEMVRGCDVVVHLAGMTGIPQCEQHPLDASRDILVATKYVSEAAVRAGVKQFLFSSTFAVYGQASGLVTEDTPRAPIGMYGFLRTASEHLLLAAQKLDGLNVLIFRQTNIYGKGITKKNTLLNVLADRVLNHQPITIYGTGMQARNFLHVMDTVQAYKLAIEKQATGIYNLGSTETLTVKTVADIVNDAAERILGYRVPIEQKPDRGAGNREISADNFVVDISRICHDLGFSPQRTVKGTVERLLSGEE; from the coding sequence TTGAAGATACTCGTTACAGGTGCGGCTGGGTTTATTGGGTCCACTCTTGTGGATCTGCTTAGGCACGATCACGATGTTAGAGCTATTGATAATTTTTCTGTAGGAACGGTGAGGCAGATAGGGGATGTTACAGTAGAGGAGATGGATTGCGCGATCCCCGAACATGCTGAGGAGATGGTAAGAGGATGTGATGTGGTAGTACACCTTGCAGGTATGACAGGAATTCCTCAGTGTGAGCAACATCCTCTGGATGCCTCTAGAGATATCCTTGTGGCGACAAAGTATGTTTCTGAGGCGGCTGTTCGTGCTGGAGTAAAGCAGTTTCTGTTCTCTTCTACATTCGCTGTCTATGGCCAGGCCTCTGGCTTGGTTACGGAGGATACTCCCAGAGCTCCCATCGGTATGTATGGGTTCTTGCGAACAGCTAGTGAACACTTGCTATTAGCAGCCCAAAAGCTTGACGGGTTGAACGTTTTGATATTCAGGCAGACAAATATCTACGGTAAGGGTATCACCAAGAAGAACACTTTGCTGAATGTGCTTGCCGATCGTGTGCTCAATCACCAGCCTATTACTATCTATGGGACTGGTATGCAGGCAAGAAACTTCCTGCATGTGATGGATACGGTGCAGGCATATAAGCTGGCAATAGAGAAACAAGCCACAGGTATCTATAACCTTGGTAGCACAGAGACCCTTACAGTCAAGACTGTGGCCGATATCGTCAACGATGCAGCCGAGCGAATACTAGGTTATAGAGTTCCCATAGAGCAGAAGCCGGATAGAGGCGCAGGCAACAGGGAGATATCAGCAGATAACTTCGTCGTCGATATAAGCCGTATATGTCACGATCTTGGCTTTTCACCACAGCGTACGGTAAAGGGAACCGTGGAAAGATTGCTATCAGGTGAGGAGTAG
- a CDS encoding flippase: MLKDTVLVFISRNFQKVVSLLLTVMLARVAGREGLGSYGLLVTISTFVTTVATLGLGPAHVHFRGQKQLSLEEIIGNSFIGAIIFGLSSILAFSILRPYLNMELESKLSITIITLTFPVAILQSYLDYVWVSERKLDWFSAMYVARYLTLPVFILLGLVIWSGDVGIAFGLAANSITTLLLSLVTIARNLGFSFRVSLDAFFKAVRYGFHIEAGTVAQAIGYRFDYFLVKYFLGSSHLGLYVPATNWAEVVWLIPGAISTALLPRVSVADRKSVKDITAATMRITFTISLIIGLGIMVFSHFIITLLYGRSFLGAVDALRILLIGTVVFSLQRVLSNYFIGQGEAKWFQIATLASMCINVVMNVFLLGVAGWGIEGAALSSAVSYSLSTIFLTVLFIRWSGLPIRDILIINSMDVSKILQQGSLIYRRIVEAR, translated from the coding sequence ATGCTAAAGGATACTGTCCTGGTATTTATTAGCCGTAACTTTCAGAAAGTGGTATCCCTGTTGCTTACGGTGATGCTGGCTCGTGTAGCAGGTAGGGAAGGACTTGGGTCCTATGGTTTATTGGTAACCATATCTACTTTCGTAACTACGGTCGCTACTTTGGGACTTGGCCCTGCCCATGTACACTTCAGGGGGCAGAAGCAGCTTTCCCTCGAGGAGATAATAGGCAACTCGTTTATAGGCGCAATTATATTTGGCCTATCTTCAATATTGGCGTTCTCCATACTAAGGCCTTACCTCAATATGGAGCTAGAGTCCAAGCTCTCTATTACCATCATTACCCTGACATTCCCTGTAGCGATATTGCAGAGTTATCTAGATTATGTTTGGGTTTCCGAAAGGAAGTTGGACTGGTTTAGCGCCATGTATGTGGCCAGATACCTCACTCTCCCGGTGTTCATACTCTTGGGGCTTGTCATTTGGAGCGGGGATGTGGGGATAGCTTTTGGTTTGGCTGCCAACTCTATTACGACACTTCTTCTATCTCTGGTAACTATTGCCCGAAATCTAGGATTTAGCTTCAGAGTAAGCCTGGATGCTTTTTTCAAGGCCGTCAGATATGGATTTCATATAGAGGCTGGTACAGTCGCTCAGGCCATTGGTTATAGATTCGATTACTTCCTTGTGAAGTACTTCTTAGGTTCATCTCATCTAGGACTGTATGTTCCTGCTACTAACTGGGCCGAAGTAGTGTGGCTTATACCTGGAGCGATCTCTACAGCTCTACTACCAAGAGTCTCGGTTGCGGACAGGAAAAGTGTCAAAGACATAACAGCAGCCACGATGAGGATTACTTTTACTATCTCTCTGATCATAGGGCTGGGGATAATGGTCTTCTCGCATTTCATAATAACTCTCCTGTATGGTCGTAGCTTTCTAGGTGCTGTGGATGCCCTTCGCATACTGCTCATAGGTACTGTAGTTTTTTCCCTACAGAGGGTGCTTTCGAATTACTTTATAGGTCAGGGGGAGGCTAAATGGTTTCAAATCGCTACCTTGGCGTCTATGTGTATAAATGTCGTAATGAACGTATTTCTTTTGGGGGTTGCGGGGTGGGGCATAGAAGGGGCAGCGTTATCCTCGGCCGTTAGTTATAGCCTCTCGACAATCTTCCTCACCGTGCTGTTCATTCGCTGGTCAGGATTGCCGATTAGAGATATTTTGATAATCAACTCCATGGATGTATCCAAGATATTGCAGCAAGGGAGCTTGATCTATAGGCGAATAGTCGAGGCAAGGTAA
- a CDS encoding NAD-dependent epimerase/dehydratase family protein, with protein sequence MNILVTGGAGYVGSQLIRDLGEHPELAGSRIIIFDNMQDERYQSLMNLPPSGIYDFVYGDVQNLDDLVDAVQGCDVVIHLAALTNAVVSFERIPETERTNFQGTKNVVEAVKRSSTVRRVIYASTCSVYGETTGIVNEESECHPESPYGVYKLMGEQEVLALPSQTNGRISGTALRLATVFGLSPGLRVHTVVNKFAIYGALGMPITVHGTGEQKRPFIHVKDASSAFIFALLNPATENGVFNVVGENASVNQVLSYVRPRFPRLKVERKEGRHLNQISYEVDGSKFRALGWKPTISVEDGVEEFAKLCSGINSGIYAMVK encoded by the coding sequence TTGAACATACTAGTAACAGGTGGCGCTGGGTATGTAGGTTCTCAACTCATCAGGGACTTGGGAGAGCATCCAGAGTTAGCAGGATCCAGGATAATCATTTTTGACAACATGCAAGACGAAAGATACCAATCCCTGATGAACTTACCACCAAGTGGTATCTATGACTTCGTATACGGTGATGTGCAGAACCTTGACGATCTGGTTGATGCTGTTCAAGGGTGCGATGTAGTTATACATCTTGCGGCTCTGACCAATGCAGTGGTTTCCTTTGAACGTATTCCGGAGACGGAGCGAACGAACTTTCAAGGAACCAAGAACGTTGTCGAGGCTGTTAAGAGATCTAGTACAGTCAGACGAGTAATATACGCTTCCACATGTAGTGTCTATGGTGAGACTACAGGGATAGTCAATGAGGAATCAGAATGTCATCCTGAAAGCCCCTATGGTGTGTACAAGCTTATGGGAGAGCAAGAGGTCCTTGCCCTTCCATCTCAAACTAACGGCAGAATAAGTGGCACAGCATTGAGGCTTGCTACTGTATTTGGTCTGAGCCCCGGACTACGCGTGCATACCGTGGTAAACAAGTTTGCTATATATGGCGCGTTGGGTATGCCGATTACTGTGCATGGTACGGGGGAGCAGAAGCGACCTTTTATACATGTAAAGGATGCTAGCTCGGCCTTTATCTTTGCCCTCTTGAATCCAGCGACTGAGAACGGTGTATTCAACGTGGTTGGTGAGAACGCTTCCGTAAATCAGGTGTTGTCTTACGTAAGGCCCCGTTTCCCAAGGCTCAAAGTGGAGCGTAAGGAAGGAAGGCACCTCAACCAGATCTCCTATGAAGTCGATGGATCAAAGTTCAGGGCTCTGGGATGGAAACCTACCATTTCGGTAGAAGATGGAGTTGAGGAGTTCGCCAAGCTCTGCTCGGGCATAAATTCAGGTATATACGCTATGGTGAAATGA
- a CDS encoding site-specific tyrosine recombinase, with protein sequence MFDGLSSVEEFISHLESERHFSNNTTAAYKNDILQFHDWLQGKDHINSWAAVTSSDIQDYLLYLKGNQDRAYAPSTQARKMAAIKSFFQFLVAKSVVDQNPASDLISPRVQKYWPKAISVQEVNMLLAAASDSETPEGIRDRAMLEVLYRTGLRVSELVSLNVDDINLDESHLKCIGRGKTRKVPLSQPAVDVLKLYLERSRPLLVRGQDEQALFVNHRGQRLTRQGFWLILKAYASEAGIKGITPHTLRHSFAAHMIDGGIDLRQVQEWLGHASITTTQVYRQIKSNSHSEKIIDIKSREERIPEEVAK encoded by the coding sequence TTGTTCGACGGACTGAGCAGTGTTGAGGAGTTCATATCCCATCTAGAATCGGAAAGGCATTTTTCAAACAACACTACTGCTGCCTATAAAAACGATATATTACAGTTCCACGATTGGCTTCAGGGTAAGGATCATATCAACTCTTGGGCGGCGGTAACCTCTTCTGACATACAGGATTACCTCCTGTACCTGAAAGGTAATCAGGACAGGGCCTACGCTCCAAGCACACAGGCACGTAAGATGGCAGCTATAAAGAGCTTCTTCCAGTTCTTGGTAGCCAAGTCTGTAGTGGATCAAAATCCAGCCAGCGATCTCATAAGCCCAAGAGTACAGAAATACTGGCCAAAAGCCATAAGCGTGCAAGAAGTCAATATGCTACTTGCAGCTGCCAGTGATTCAGAGACGCCAGAGGGAATTAGGGATAGAGCAATGCTTGAGGTGCTTTATCGCACCGGGCTGAGAGTGAGTGAGCTGGTTAGCCTGAATGTGGACGATATAAATCTAGACGAAAGCCACCTCAAATGCATAGGCAGAGGAAAGACCAGAAAGGTGCCTTTGTCTCAACCCGCAGTGGATGTCCTCAAGTTGTATCTTGAGAGATCCAGACCTTTGCTGGTCAGAGGGCAAGACGAGCAGGCACTATTCGTGAACCACCGAGGGCAGAGGCTCACTAGACAAGGTTTCTGGTTAATTCTCAAGGCTTATGCTTCGGAGGCTGGGATCAAAGGGATTACACCTCACACGCTCAGGCACTCTTTTGCCGCTCATATGATCGATGGAGGAATAGACCTGAGGCAGGTACAAGAGTGGCTTGGACACGCAAGCATAACGACCACCCAGGTCTATAGACAGATAAAGTCGAACTCTCATTCAGAGAAAATAATAGACATTAAAAGCAGGGAAGAGAGAATACCCGAGGAAGTAGCTAAATGA
- a CDS encoding sugar transferase, with protein MKLGAFWWFIIDVLCVAASFILSFAVRVPFPYLERELPRFIDLLFPLIILRIALFALFGLYRYIWQNAALRETVAVVSATVVGSIVATLLLVFVSLQDPIQEFPRSVLIFEAAITTSLVAGYRYSLRILDLRDLEPREAHIHDRQQYILDAKIQEWLYNAPIEVQILWAESQKWSLKRVLKRTFDIIVSLTALLIFAPLLLIVAILIKLESPGPVMADIPKRAGRHGVPFKMYKFRGMVPNAHLLLVNNPVLWEKYRRNNFKLLDDDPRLTRVGRFIRKTSIDELPNLINVLHGEMSIVGPRPRYPFEIIAQAERFPETIPDILKMLTVKPGLTGPWQVAGRSNLGYEERTKLEAEYAENHTLLGDIMLCLATIPVVLRQEGAH; from the coding sequence ATGAAGCTAGGGGCTTTCTGGTGGTTCATAATAGATGTGCTGTGTGTGGCTGCTTCTTTTATACTCAGCTTTGCAGTGCGTGTGCCTTTTCCATATCTGGAGAGGGAGCTTCCGAGATTTATTGACCTGTTATTCCCTCTTATAATTCTCAGAATAGCTCTATTTGCCCTTTTTGGACTATATAGATATATTTGGCAGAATGCTGCTTTGAGAGAAACGGTAGCTGTAGTGTCCGCTACTGTAGTGGGGTCTATAGTTGCAACCCTCCTGTTAGTATTCGTGTCCCTTCAGGATCCTATTCAGGAGTTCCCGAGAAGTGTTCTAATATTTGAAGCAGCTATCACCACTTCTCTTGTGGCAGGATATCGCTACTCCTTACGTATCCTGGATCTGCGCGATCTCGAGCCCAGGGAGGCTCATATACATGACAGACAGCAATATATACTAGATGCCAAGATCCAAGAGTGGCTTTACAATGCGCCTATAGAAGTACAGATACTTTGGGCTGAGAGTCAGAAGTGGAGCCTCAAAAGAGTTCTCAAGAGAACTTTTGACATAATAGTATCTCTGACAGCCTTGCTGATATTTGCTCCCCTATTGCTGATAGTGGCAATACTAATCAAACTGGAATCTCCTGGGCCAGTCATGGCGGATATTCCCAAGAGGGCGGGGAGGCATGGTGTACCTTTCAAGATGTATAAGTTCAGGGGTATGGTGCCAAACGCACACTTACTTCTGGTAAACAACCCAGTACTGTGGGAGAAGTATAGAAGAAACAACTTCAAGCTTCTAGATGATGATCCAAGGTTGACAAGGGTAGGCAGGTTCATACGTAAGACTAGCATCGATGAGCTTCCTAACCTTATCAATGTCTTGCATGGCGAGATGAGTATAGTGGGGCCAAGACCTCGCTACCCCTTCGAGATCATAGCTCAGGCAGAGAGATTTCCCGAGACAATACCCGACATACTGAAGATGCTGACGGTTAAGCCTGGCCTAACAGGCCCTTGGCAGGTAGCAGGTAGATCTAATCTTGGCTATGAGGAACGCACCAAACTAGAAGCTGAGTATGCTGAGAACCATACGCTTCTAGGAGATATAATGCTGTGTCTAGCCACCATACCGGTGGTGTTGAGGCAGGAGGGCGCTCACTAG
- a CDS encoding glycosyltransferase family 4 protein yields MPPNIKVLIVMGPIAQGGAEWQIYHLLRLLDKDRFQPFLASVRFADSSLVIDDGDRLIRDEFYSLGVPIYEISEYGRNDPSNALALARIIRDLSVDVVHANLYPGETWGRLAAFLTGVPVIIHKRGMPFLTGKSTHVLVDWLLNLRTTRIIVPSNAVRDRLIGLEPLLKDKVNVIYSGVDLNSWKRASSDELISFRRELGISEGEFVITNVARLRKIKGQEYLIRAAPKVIEQYPNTRFLFVGNGELQQYLSDLANSLGIGSRVLFLGARKDIDRILSLTDVFVFPSLQESFGVALVEAALMGVPAVATRVGGITEIVIEGETGLLVPPRDPEALASSVIRLLSEDSLREHMGLKAKEWAASRFDIKLTIGKLQEEYLKAAGVRC; encoded by the coding sequence GTGCCGCCCAATATAAAAGTCCTAATAGTAATGGGGCCAATAGCTCAGGGTGGAGCTGAATGGCAAATATATCATCTATTAAGGCTCCTAGATAAAGATCGTTTTCAGCCCTTCCTGGCGTCTGTTAGATTTGCTGATTCTTCACTCGTTATCGATGATGGCGATCGTCTCATTAGAGATGAATTTTACAGCCTGGGTGTGCCCATATACGAGATAAGTGAATATGGACGTAATGATCCAAGTAATGCCTTGGCTTTGGCTCGTATAATTCGAGACCTGTCTGTGGATGTGGTACATGCCAACCTGTATCCAGGAGAGACCTGGGGAAGACTCGCTGCCTTTCTTACAGGTGTGCCAGTGATCATTCATAAGAGAGGCATGCCTTTCCTGACTGGAAAGTCTACCCATGTTCTGGTGGATTGGCTTCTCAACCTGCGCACGACTAGAATAATAGTTCCCAGTAATGCTGTTAGAGATAGGCTTATTGGGCTTGAGCCGTTACTTAAGGACAAGGTAAACGTTATATATTCGGGAGTGGATTTAAACTCTTGGAAAAGAGCTTCATCTGATGAACTGATTTCTTTCAGAAGAGAGTTGGGCATCTCTGAAGGCGAGTTCGTAATAACAAACGTTGCTAGGCTTAGAAAGATAAAGGGACAAGAATATTTGATAAGAGCTGCTCCTAAAGTCATAGAGCAATATCCTAACACACGCTTTCTATTTGTTGGCAACGGAGAGCTGCAACAATATTTGTCTGATCTAGCTAATAGTTTAGGTATTGGCTCCCGTGTACTTTTCCTTGGAGCTCGTAAGGATATAGACAGAATACTTTCGCTAACGGACGTATTTGTCTTCCCTAGCCTACAGGAAAGCTTTGGGGTGGCGTTGGTGGAGGCTGCTCTTATGGGCGTACCGGCGGTAGCCACCAGGGTGGGCGGCATTACCGAGATAGTTATTGAAGGGGAGACGGGTCTTTTAGTGCCTCCTCGTGATCCTGAAGCTTTAGCAAGCTCAGTGATCAGGTTATTGTCAGAAGATAGTTTGCGCGAGCATATGGGATTGAAGGCCAAGGAATGGGCAGCCTCCAGATTTGATATAAAGCTTACTATTGGCAAGTTACAGGAAGAGTATCTCAAGGCGGCAGGTGTTAGATGCTAA
- a CDS encoding glycine--tRNA ligase, which translates to MAETKETTETTVSMDTIVSLAKRRGFVFPSSEIYGGWSAFWDYGPVGVEMKKNIKKAWWHDVVQIRHDVVGIDAATIMHPLVWKASGHLENFNDLMVDCRNCKQRFRADHLPGYEENKRAGKENPIEGLSCPNCGSKDLTPPRPFNTMFKTFVGPVENEAAVAYLRPETAQAIFVQFSNVLMTSRKKLPFGIAQIGRAYRNEITPGNFIFRSREFEQMELEYFVRPGEDDKWYDYWRNFAIDWFVSLGVSRERLRLKEHAKEDLSHYSKATTDLEYLYPFGWNELWGIANRTDYDLKAHMAVSGQQLTYYDEETKSHIVPYVIEPSLGVDRSFLVFLLDAYHEEPDNEGTRVVLRFHPRIAPVKVAVLPLSRKEPLIKIAWEIRDRLADVYVTDYDETGSIGRRYRRQDEIGTPYCVTVDFQTLEDNAVTIRDRDTMQQDRVSISELESVLKDKLGF; encoded by the coding sequence ATGGCTGAAACTAAGGAAACAACCGAAACTACAGTGAGCATGGATACTATCGTATCTCTCGCCAAAAGGAGAGGTTTCGTCTTTCCCAGCAGCGAGATCTACGGTGGCTGGTCAGCTTTCTGGGACTATGGCCCCGTAGGCGTAGAGATGAAGAAAAATATCAAGAAGGCATGGTGGCATGACGTCGTACAAATCCGACACGATGTCGTAGGTATAGATGCAGCTACGATAATGCATCCTCTAGTATGGAAAGCTTCTGGGCACCTTGAGAACTTCAACGACCTAATGGTCGACTGTAGGAACTGCAAGCAAAGGTTCAGAGCTGATCATCTTCCTGGTTACGAAGAGAACAAGAGAGCAGGGAAAGAGAATCCAATAGAGGGACTCTCCTGCCCCAACTGCGGATCGAAAGATCTAACACCTCCTCGCCCATTTAACACCATGTTCAAGACGTTCGTTGGGCCAGTAGAAAACGAGGCCGCGGTAGCCTATCTAAGACCCGAGACTGCCCAGGCTATATTTGTTCAGTTCTCAAACGTACTCATGACTAGCAGGAAGAAATTGCCCTTCGGCATAGCCCAGATAGGCCGAGCTTATCGTAATGAGATAACCCCAGGCAATTTCATATTCCGATCGAGAGAATTCGAACAAATGGAACTGGAGTATTTCGTACGGCCAGGCGAAGATGACAAATGGTATGATTACTGGCGCAACTTTGCGATAGATTGGTTTGTGTCTCTGGGAGTATCCAGAGAGAGGTTGCGCCTTAAGGAGCATGCTAAGGAAGACCTCTCTCACTACTCGAAGGCAACAACCGACTTGGAATACCTCTATCCGTTTGGATGGAACGAACTGTGGGGTATCGCTAACCGCACCGACTATGACCTCAAAGCTCATATGGCGGTCAGTGGGCAGCAGCTGACTTACTACGATGAAGAGACTAAGAGCCACATAGTTCCATACGTCATCGAACCATCACTAGGAGTAGACAGATCCTTCCTGGTATTCCTTCTAGATGCCTATCATGAGGAACCAGACAATGAAGGTACTCGCGTAGTTCTCAGATTCCACCCAAGGATAGCTCCGGTGAAGGTCGCTGTGCTACCGCTATCCCGCAAGGAGCCTCTCATCAAGATAGCATGGGAGATAAGAGACAGACTGGCAGATGTGTATGTGACCGACTACGATGAGACCGGCAGTATAGGCAGGAGATACCGCCGGCAGGACGAAATCGGAACTCCTTACTGCGTAACGGTTGACTTCCAGACACTAGAAGACAACGCCGTTACTATAAGAGACAGAGATACCATGCAGCAGGACAGGGTGAGCATTTCTGAGCTCGAGTCTGTCCTCAAGGATAAGCTTGGGTTCTAG
- a CDS encoding glycosyltransferase family 4 protein, with the protein MKINRLCLVTSDYHFVDEDKVCTTSAFMKFVPELLAFTENIEICCPVHASGVGGFSIESERIRYIKLPPSRTIEQFMKQLPRDLPVIVRKIYQCVRRSDLVWINGPHPLLPITAFVCLLLAKPYVLWIRGDIMETTRAKYVSKTKRDNMARRLAVYLDRSMLLAARRGAVLVTGKGLSRYLERSKNAIIANSSLVKESDISNNPKGVLHNPVRLLWAGQLRPVKGLAYLLEAVKLLIDRGFNVHLTIVGDGEQGDYLRDLASKLGLKHAVEFPGYAPPGPALKTYFDRADIYVLPSLSEGIPKVLLEAMAAGLPIVATKVGGIPDIIEDGVNGLLVEPGDARALAFCVQRLIQADDLRMSLSSNALRFARDHTAEAEVRRIHKLLTKAYPYIWRTS; encoded by the coding sequence ATGAAGATAAACAGATTGTGCCTTGTAACAAGTGACTATCATTTTGTGGATGAAGATAAGGTCTGCACTACCAGCGCCTTTATGAAATTTGTCCCTGAGCTGCTTGCTTTTACTGAAAATATAGAGATTTGCTGCCCAGTACATGCCTCTGGCGTTGGCGGATTTAGTATAGAAAGCGAGCGTATTCGTTATATAAAGCTTCCACCCTCAAGGACTATCGAGCAGTTCATGAAGCAGCTGCCGAGAGATCTTCCGGTTATAGTGCGGAAGATTTACCAATGTGTTCGCAGGTCAGACTTAGTGTGGATAAATGGCCCGCATCCTCTGCTACCTATAACGGCTTTCGTCTGTCTATTGCTAGCAAAACCGTATGTCCTCTGGATACGAGGGGACATAATGGAAACTACCAGAGCTAAGTATGTTTCCAAAACAAAACGGGATAATATGGCTCGAAGGCTTGCAGTCTACTTGGATAGAAGCATGTTATTGGCTGCTAGGAGAGGGGCGGTATTAGTAACTGGCAAGGGGCTCAGTCGATATCTCGAAAGATCCAAAAATGCGATCATTGCTAATAGTAGCCTGGTGAAGGAATCTGATATCAGCAATAACCCTAAGGGTGTACTGCATAATCCTGTGCGTTTACTTTGGGCAGGTCAGCTCAGACCAGTCAAAGGCCTTGCTTATCTTCTTGAAGCGGTAAAGCTTCTAATCGATAGAGGCTTCAATGTGCATCTGACAATAGTTGGAGATGGGGAACAAGGAGACTACCTTAGGGATCTTGCTTCTAAGTTAGGCTTGAAACATGCTGTTGAGTTCCCTGGCTATGCCCCCCCTGGTCCGGCGCTAAAGACCTACTTCGACAGAGCAGATATATACGTTCTGCCGAGCCTTTCTGAGGGCATTCCAAAAGTGCTGCTTGAGGCTATGGCAGCTGGACTGCCCATAGTGGCGACGAAAGTGGGCGGTATACCCGATATCATAGAGGATGGCGTCAATGGTCTATTAGTAGAGCCTGGGGATGCTAGGGCTCTAGCTTTTTGTGTTCAACGCTTGATACAAGCAGACGATCTAAGGATGAGTTTATCTTCAAATGCGCTGCGTTTTGCCCGGGATCATACCGCTGAGGCTGAGGTTCGAAGAATACATAAGCTGTTAACAAAGGCATATCCATATATTTGGAGAACATCATGA